A region from the Stutzerimonas stutzeri genome encodes:
- a CDS encoding cold-shock protein, whose amino-acid sequence MSNRQNGTVKWFNDEKGFGFITPESGPDLFVHFRAIEGNGFKSLKEGQKVSFIAVQGQKGMQADQVQIQE is encoded by the coding sequence ATGTCGAATCGTCAGAACGGTACCGTCAAGTGGTTTAACGACGAGAAAGGTTTTGGTTTCATCACTCCTGAAAGCGGTCCGGATCTGTTCGTGCACTTTCGCGCGATCGAAGGCAACGGCTTCAAGAGCCTGAAAGAAGGCCAGAAGGTCAGCTTCATCGCTGTGCAAGGTCAAAAAGGCATGCAGGCTGACCAGGTTCAAATCCAGGAATAA
- the lptG gene encoding LPS export ABC transporter permease LptG, whose product MRKLDRYIGSHVLLAILTVLGIIVGLALLFAFIDELGDVKGSYGTLDAAVYVLLTTPSRIYEMLPMAALIGCLVGLGTLASSSELTIMRAAGVSLGRIVLAVMKPMLLLMLVGVLIGEYVAPWSENIAQANRSAAQGAGEAQSSKRGLWHRQGDEFVHINAVQPSGVLLGVTRYRFDEQRQLLSASFARRGRYEGDQWLLSDVSTTHFRGDHTEVTKAAEEHWDVQLTPQLVGTVVMEPDALSVTGLWRYIHYLGEQGLNNSRYWLAFWTKVLQPAVTVALVLLAISFIFGPLRSVTLGQRIFTGVIVGFVFRILQDLLGPASQVFGFSPLLAVAVPAAICALAGVLLLRRAG is encoded by the coding sequence ATGCGTAAGCTCGATCGTTATATCGGCAGCCATGTGTTGCTGGCGATTCTCACGGTGCTCGGCATCATCGTCGGCCTGGCGCTGCTGTTCGCTTTCATCGACGAGCTCGGTGATGTGAAGGGCAGTTACGGCACGCTGGATGCTGCGGTTTACGTACTGCTCACGACGCCGTCGCGGATCTACGAGATGTTGCCGATGGCTGCCCTGATCGGTTGCCTGGTCGGTCTGGGTACTCTGGCCAGCAGCAGTGAACTGACCATCATGCGCGCTGCGGGCGTCTCGCTCGGGCGCATCGTGCTCGCAGTGATGAAGCCGATGCTGTTGCTGATGCTGGTCGGTGTGCTGATCGGCGAATACGTGGCGCCCTGGAGCGAGAACATTGCACAGGCCAACCGCTCCGCGGCACAGGGCGCAGGTGAGGCGCAAAGCAGCAAGCGCGGCCTCTGGCACCGTCAGGGCGACGAATTCGTTCATATCAATGCGGTGCAGCCAAGCGGGGTGCTGCTGGGCGTCACCCGGTATCGCTTCGATGAGCAGCGCCAGCTGTTGTCGGCGAGTTTTGCGCGTCGCGGCCGTTACGAGGGCGACCAGTGGCTGCTCAGCGATGTGTCCACCACCCATTTCCGGGGGGATCACACCGAGGTGACGAAGGCGGCCGAAGAGCATTGGGATGTACAGCTGACGCCGCAGCTGGTCGGTACGGTGGTGATGGAGCCGGATGCCCTGTCCGTCACAGGGCTGTGGCGCTATATCCATTACCTCGGTGAACAGGGCCTGAATAACAGTCGCTATTGGCTGGCGTTCTGGACCAAAGTCTTGCAACCGGCGGTGACGGTTGCGCTGGTCTTGTTGGCGATCTCGTTCATTTTCGGGCCGCTGCGCTCGGTCACGCTTGGCCAGCGGATCTTCACCGGGGTCATCGTCGGCTTCGTGTTCCGCATCCTGCAGGATCTGCTGGGGCCGGCCAGCCAGGTCTTCGGTTTTTCGCCGTTACTGGCTGTGGCGGTGCCTGCGGCCATCTGCGCGCTGGCGGGTGTCTTGCTGCTGCGGCGGGCTGGCTAA
- a CDS encoding RDD family protein, producing MSNHQLNPQGQFPAAGLLRRLAALFYDSFLSIALMMVVTLFYQQVILRALYGGDALKLLAESGGLDIDPILSTLLLFTVFAFFAKFWTHNGQTLGMQVWGVRIQNADGTAIDLWQALLRFLLAIMSWLALGLGYWWMLWDKQHRTWHDIYSESQVVQLPKNIHKK from the coding sequence ATGAGCAACCATCAGCTTAACCCGCAGGGCCAGTTTCCTGCCGCCGGCCTGCTCCGCCGCCTGGCCGCCCTGTTTTACGATTCGTTTCTTTCGATCGCGCTGATGATGGTCGTCACGCTGTTCTACCAACAGGTCATCTTGCGAGCCTTGTATGGCGGTGATGCGCTCAAGCTACTGGCCGAATCTGGCGGCCTGGATATCGACCCGATCCTCTCGACGCTCCTGCTGTTTACCGTCTTCGCCTTCTTCGCCAAGTTCTGGACGCACAACGGCCAGACGCTCGGCATGCAGGTCTGGGGGGTGCGGATACAAAATGCCGACGGGACGGCCATCGACCTCTGGCAGGCGCTGCTGCGTTTTTTGCTCGCTATCATGTCCTGGCTCGCCCTGGGACTGGGCTACTGGTGGATGCTCTGGGACAAGCAACATCGCACCTGGCATGACATCTATTCCGAGAGCCAGGTCGTTCAGCTCCCGAAGAACATCCATAAGAAATGA